One stretch of Euphorbia lathyris chromosome 7, ddEupLath1.1, whole genome shotgun sequence DNA includes these proteins:
- the LOC136201482 gene encoding F-box protein GID2-like, giving the protein MKRLLQTHNLTAQILPKMKKLKHFEDDHIHQEIHDSATGFVNLDENLLFEVLKHVDATTLGRAACVSKQWHRTTQDERLWELICTRHWANIGCGNQQLRSVVLALGGFRRLHSQYLWPLSKPQSNSTASNPSSSSWAKFPPILGSKPPARWGKDEVHLSLSLLSIRYYEKMNFSNRNR; this is encoded by the coding sequence aTGAAGCGTTTACTTCAAACTCACAATCTTACTGCTCAAATTCTTCCCAAAATGAAGAAGCTCAAGCACTTCGAAGATGATCATATTCATCAAGAAATTCATGACTCAGCTACTGGTTTTGTCAATTTGGATGAGAATTTGCTTTTCGAGGTCTTGAAACATGTCGATGCCACCACGCTCGGGAGGGCAGCTTGTGTCAGCAAGCAGTGGCACAGAACTACACAGGATGAGCGCCTATGGGAGCTGATCTGCACTAGGCACTGGGCTAATATCGGCTGCGGCAATCAGCAACTCAGATCCGTCGTTCTAGCTCTTGGCGGGTTTCGTCGTCTTCATTCGCAGTACCTTTGGCCTCTATCTAAGCCGCAATCTAATTCCACGGCGTCGAATCCATCCTCTTCTTCCTGGGCTAAATTTCCGCcgattcttggctcaaaacctCCGGCAAGGTGGGGGAAGGACGAGGTGCATCTTTCCTTGTCTTTGCTCTCAATTCGTTACTATGAGAAGATGAATTTCAGTAACAGAAACAGATGA